One genomic region from Nilaparvata lugens isolate BPH chromosome 3, ASM1435652v1, whole genome shotgun sequence encodes:
- the LOC111054777 gene encoding zinc finger protein 771-like, whose amino-acid sequence MIHTGERPFSCDFCDYKANQKSDLTKHIKTHTGETPFSCDFCDYKTIKKSNLTQHLRIHTGERPYSCGFCDYKATVKSNLTQHLRIHTGDRPFSCDFCDYKATEKSSLTKHIRIHTGEKPYTCDFCDYKATNKSAITQHWRIHTDERPYSCDLCDYKSIQKSNLTQHIRTHTGERPFRCNFCDYKSTHKSALNRHLRTHTKERS is encoded by the coding sequence ATGATTCACACTGGAGAGAGACCATTCAGCTGTGATTTCTGTGACTACAAAGCTAATCAGAAATCTGATCTCACCAAACATATAAAAACTCACACTGGAGAGACACCATTCAGCTGTGATTTCTGtgattacaaaacaataaaaaaatcaaatctcaCCCAACATTTAAGGATTCACACTGGAGAGAGACCCTACAGCTGTGGTTTCTGTGACTATAAAGCAACAGTAAAATCAAATCTCACCCAACATTTAAGGATTCACACTGGAGAtagacccttcagctgtgatttttgtgactacaaagcaaCAGAGAAATCATCTCTCACCAAACATATAAGGATTCACACCGGTGAAAAACCCTATACCTGTGATTTTTGTGACTACAAGGCAACAAACAAATCAGCTATCACCCAACATTGGAGGATTCACACTGATGAAAGACCCTACAGCTGTGATCTCTGTGATTATAAATcaatacaaaaatcaaatctCACCCAACATATAAGGACTCACACTGGAGAGAGACCCTTCAGATGTAATTTCTGTGACTACAAATCAACACACAAATCAGCTCTCAACAGACATCTGAGGACGCACACTAAAGAAAGATCCTAG